A single Argentina anserina chromosome 7, drPotAnse1.1, whole genome shotgun sequence DNA region contains:
- the LOC126802772 gene encoding uncharacterized protein LOC126802772, translated as MEEATQIPNPPPYSVKTPPHLHSKTKKRTLDSDARNSTSFKIRALLTDIRPNVLEVLRTPEFQKCKAANEIQEQVKLLMELYKQMTPKALTAPRYNNVLEGQLSSGAPSEDELPSGVAGEKQQAEDGQNIGTCVVGGSAFGWNFITFSSMGPLYYGMKNELFRAQAAKLTTV; from the exons ATGGAAGAAGCAACCCAAATCCCAAATCCTCCTCCATACTCAGTCAAAACTCCCCCTCATCTTCATTCAAAGACCAAAAAGAGAACTCTTGATAGTGATGCCCGAAACTCCACCTCCTTCAAGATTCGTGCTCTCCTCACAGACATTCGTCCCAATGTTCTTGAG GTTCTCCGGACCCCTGAATTTCAAAAGTGCAAGGCGGCCAATGAAATTCAAGAAC AGGTGAAACTTCTGATGGAACTATACAAACAGATGACACCAAAAGCGCTTACTGCACCAAGATATAACAATGTGCTAGAAGGGCAGCTTTCATCTGGTGCACCATCAGAAGATGAGCTTCCATCAGGTGTAGCTGGTGAGAAGCAGCAGGCTGAAGATGGTCAAAATATAGGAACTTGTGTTGTTGGAGGATCAGCTTTCGGCTGGAACTTCATCACCTTTTCCAGCATGGGACCACTCTATTATGGTATGAAAAATGAGTTGTTTCGAGCTCAAGCAGCGAAGCTGACAACTGTATAA
- the LOC126802774 gene encoding uncharacterized protein LOC126802774 isoform X1 yields MNPQVDKLVKRTTIVATITASYFLLTADYGSEPNVLDPIKRAIKSAEGSVKDFIFGSKTQPPESKVQKLSTNSAKEHP; encoded by the exons ATGAACCCACAAGTAGATAAGCTGGTGAAGAGGACAACCATAGTGGCTACTATTACTGCTTCTTATTTTCTCTTGACTGCTGACTATGGCTCGGAGCCCAATGTTCTTGACCCT ATTAAGAGGGCGATAAAGTCTGCAGAAGGCTCTGTTAAAGACTTCATCTTTGGATCGAAGACTCAACCTCCAGAAAGCAAAGTGCAGAAGCTGAGCACTAACAGTGCAAAGGAACATCCTTAG
- the LOC126802770 gene encoding UPF0187 protein At3g61320, chloroplastic-like, translated as MLTQPTNCIKPTSNILFSSNSIPKTFPKLHPPLNPRTLSFKLNCSQYPNPTPSSSSSSFPFQPLISVFKIIPDWADEIKERGFRQDRTLYDHEKWVHHRSSYRHLRHFLTSLSSRVILSLIPPVIAFTLVAVVIASYNTAVALEWLPEVFPILRSSTLPYQLTAPALALLLVFRTEASYSRFEEGRKAWTKVIAGTNDFARQIISGVESSGDAELKKALLQYVVAFPVALKCHVIYGSNMGRDLQNLLELDDLLVVLSSKHGPGCIIEFISQTIRMLKLEESRRNMLESYMSCFHEGIGVCENLIGTPIPLSYTRLTSRFLVLWHLTLPIILWDDCHWIVVPATFISAASLFCIEEVGVLIEEPFPMLALDDLCKSVQENVQEALTREKLIQARLAAKGRIRKQQHSPNGQPKY; from the exons ATGCTGACACAACCCACAAACTGCATCAAACCCACCTCCAACATCCTCTTCTCTTCCAACTCTATCCCCAAAACATTCCCTAAGCTTCATCCACCCTTAAATCCCAGAACCCTCTCCTTCAAACTCAACTGCTCACAGTATCCAAACCCAactccatcttcttcttcttcttcctttccatTCCAACCCCTAATCTCAGTCTTTAAGATCATACCGGACTGGGCGGACGAGATCAAAGAGCGTGGCTTTAGACAGGACAGGACACTCTATGACCATGAGAAATGGGTTCACCACAGAAGCTCCTACCGCCATCTCCGCCACTTTCTCACCAGCCTTTCCTCCAGGGTGATTTTGTCTTTAATTCCTCCAGTGATTGCTTTCACCTTGGTGGCAGTAGTGATTGCAAGCTACAATACAGCAGTTGCATTGGAGTGGCTTCCGGAGGTTTTCCCCATATTGAGATCCTCAACTTTACCGTACCAGCTCACAGCGCCGGCTCTGGCGCTGTTGTTGGTGTTCAGGACAGAGGCTTCATATTCGAGGTTTGAAGAAGGGAGGAAGGCTTGGACTAAAGTGATTGCGGGGACTAATGATTTTGCCAGGCAGATAATTTCCGGGGTTGAAAGTTCCGGGGATGCAGAGCTAAAGAAGGCACTTTTGCAGTATGTCGTGGCCTTCCCGGTTGCACTTAAG TGTCATGTCATATATGGCTCAAATATGGGACGCGACCTCCAAAATTTGCTTGAACTAGATGATCTGCTAGTTGTTTTAAGCTCAAAACATGGACCTGGCTGCATTATTGAGTTCATCTCCCAGACTATCCGAATGCTAAAGTTGGAGGAATCAAGGAGAAATATGCTG GAATCGTATATGTCTTGTTTCCATGAAGGAATTGGTGTGTGTGAAAATCTCATCGGTACTCCCATTCCTCTCTCTTATACACGCTTGACTTCAAGGTTTCTAGTCCTCTGGCATCTCACTCTCCCTATCATACTTTGGGATGATTGCCACTGGATTGTGGTTCCTGCTACCTTTATTAGTGCTGCTTCATTGTTCTGCATTGAAGAA GTCGGTGTTCTCATTGAAGAGCCATTTCCAATGCTCGCCCTTGACGATCTTTGCAAATCTGTTCAAGAAAACGTACAGGAGGCTCTTACAAGAGAAAAGCTAATCCAAGCGCGTCTTGCTGCAAAAGGAAGGATCCGAAAGCAACAGCACTCCCCAAATGGTCAGCCAAAGTACTAA